A genomic window from Silene latifolia isolate original U9 population chromosome 11, ASM4854445v1, whole genome shotgun sequence includes:
- the LOC141612127 gene encoding vacuolar-processing enzyme-like yields MALKLFTIILCILSLLAQISESRITQETLATVFKTSKHSPSPTTDQGTNWAVLIAGSNGYGNYRHQADICHAYQILKRGGLKDENIVVFMYDDIANNEENPRKGIIINNPNGGDVYKGVPKDYTGESLTTSNLLAAILGDKKSIKGGSGKVVNSGPNDRIFIYYSDHGSPGVLTMPGEDDLYGKDFINTLKKKYELKTYKSMVIYVEACEAGSIFEGVLPNNLNIYVTTASNPKESSWATYCPGFKPSPPTEYDTCLGDLYSVAWMEDSDAHNPGSESLEQQYKVVLERTADDGEEHGSHVMQYGTMSLDQDYLSYYLGVSSSYPHKNQTHKGGHGHQQSISSFAVEQHEADILYLRQKVMKAEGPVKKAEAQKKLDDALSERKQVDTNFESIGKALFGAENGYEIMKTVRPSGQPIVDDWDCYKSMVATYKSYCGALSTYGKKHMRAFANVCNAGVQQEEMAKVTSQICANKNN; encoded by the exons ATGGCTTTAAAACTCTTTACTATCATCTTATGTATTCTATCATTGCTTGCTCAAATTTCTGAGAGCCGTATAACCCAAGAAACACTTGCTACGGTATTTAAAACTTCTAAACATTCGCCTTCGCCTACCACTGATCAAGGCACAAATTGGGCTGTTCTTATTGCTGGTTCCAACGGTTATGGCAATTACCGACACCAG GCTGATATATGCCATGCATATCAAATATTAAAGAGAGGTGGTCTCAAGGACGAAAACATAGTCGTTTTCATGTACGACGATATTGCCAACAATGAGGAAAATCCTAGAAAAGGAATTATAATAAACAACCCCAATGGTGGAGATGTTTATAAAGGAGTTCCTAAG GATTATACAGGGGAAAGTTTGACAACTAGCAATCTTCTAGCAGCCATTCTTGGAGACAAAAAATCTATTAAAGGAGGTAGTGGCAAAGTCGTCAATAGCGGACCAAATGATCGTATTTTTATTTACTACTCTGATCATGGAAGTCCCGGTGTACTCA CAATGCCCGGTGAAGACGATTTATATGGAAAAGATTTCATCAACACGTTGAAGAAAAAGTATGAGTTAAAAACATATAAAAGCATG GTGATATATGTGGAGGCTTGCGAAGCTGGGAGTATATTTGAAGGTGTTCTACCAAATAATTTGAATATATATGTGACAACCGCATCAAATCCGAAAGAAAGTAGTTGGGCAACTTATTGTCCAGGGTTCAAGCCAAGTCCACCAACTGAATACGATACATGTCTCGGTGACTTATACAGTGTTGCTTGGATGGAGGACAG TGATGCCCACAATCCTGGTTCTGAGAGCTTGGAGCAACAATATAAAGTG GTTTTGGAACGAACTGCGGACGATGGAGAGGAGCACGGTTCGCATGTGATGCAGTACGGTACCATGAGTCTTGATCAAGATTATTTATCATACTACTTGGGAGTGAGCTCTAGTTATCCCCATAAAAATCAAACTCACAAAGGAGGCCATGGCCATCAACAATCAATATCCTCCTTTGCCGTTGAGCAACATGAAGCTGATATCCTCTACTTGAGACAAAAG GTTATGAAAGCAGAAGGGCCAGTTAAGAAAGCCGAAGCTCAGAAGAAATTAGACGACGCATTATCAGAAAGGAAACAAGTAGACACCAATTTTGAAAGCATTGGCAAAGCTCTTTTTGGTGCTGAAAATGGTTATGAAATTATGAAGACTGTTCGCCCCTCGGGTCAACCCATTGTCGACGATTGGGATTGCTATAAATCAATG GTTGCAACTTATAAATCATATTGTGGAGCCTTGTCGACCTATGGAAAGAAACATATGAGGGCCTTCGCCAATGTGTGTAACGCTGGAGTTCAGCAAGAAGAGATGGCTAAAGTGACATCACAAATTTGTGCGAACAAGAATAATTAG
- the LOC141614446 gene encoding uncharacterized protein LOC141614446: protein MDCFAWSHNDMIGIDPSVITHKLSMDPSYKPVQQKRRKFASERNQVISQEVNNLLAAEKIREAKFSEWLCNVVVVLKKNGKWRVCVDFIDLNKAFPKDLFSLPHIDAMVDATAGHEILTFLDAWSGYNHIKMYPGGQEKTAFTSERGIYCYNVMPFGLKNAGSTYQSLVNMMFKEKIGQTMEIYIDNMVVKSKQASQDHQHLADTFSTLRKYQMKLNLTKCTFEVSSGKFMGYMVTQRGIEASTEQIRAILQLESPQKPKDIQRLTGRVEALNRYQATNNEAEYEALILGLRLAMDLKIKYLKICCDSKLIVNHVNDSYETRDSRMMAYLDVAKELTLRFATFNIKQIPRDQNAEADALATLGATFKAREISTIPIVHVLEPAILKPEQEAEVLCSTSSEEETPDLRKPYQDWLQNGILPADKKEVRSFKMKASRLILIDSVLFRKYLAGPYLRCLDREASQAVLHALHSGECGNYAGGRSYRCSWVIPPISPSRPARLLRGLGQLEERGGKWAEELPLVLWADRTTPKVATGQTPFSLIFGAKVVIPSEVRVPTHRCGCITEDWNQVEMASSLDTIDELTTSAQIRMASYRQTVARSYNKNVKTSNTSRFRPPGSPQQTSSLLLPDPRPDAPHSETPLYTKFWFLEQYRQGHSSG, encoded by the exons ATGgactgttttgcttggtcacataatgatatgatagggatagacccaagtGTGATAACCCACAAGCTAAGTATGGATCCAAGCTATAAACCTGTGCAGCAGAAAAGAAGGAAGTTTGCTTCTGAAAGGAACCAGGTCATAAGCCAGGAAGTAAATAACCTGCTTGCTGCAGAAAAAATTCGAGAGGCAAAATTTTCAGAATGGTTGTGCAACGTGGTGGTGGTCctaaagaagaatggcaagtggagggtctgCGTCGATTTTATAGATTTGAATAAAGCTTTCCCAAAAGATCTGTTTTCACTACCACACATAGATGCCATGGTGGATGCTACTGCAGGTCACGAGATTCTAACGTTCCTGGATGCCTGGAGCGGCTACAACCATATAAAGATGTACCCTGGCGGCCAAGAAAAGACGGCATTCACGTCCGAGCGAGGTATCTATTGCTATAACGTCATGCCTTTTGGACTTAAAAATGCAGGGTCCACCTATCAGAGCCTGgtgaacatgatgtttaaagagaaAATAGGCCAAACTATGGAAATATACATAGACAATATGGTCGTAAAGTCAAAGCAGGCTTCACAAGACCACCAACACCTGGCAGATACTTTCAGCACCTTAAGAAAATACCAGATGAAGCTGAATCTGACAAAGTGTACCTTCGAGGTCTCCAGTGGAAAATTTATGGGGTACATGGTGACccaaagagggatagaggccagcaccgAACAAATTAGAGCAATTCTGCAGCTGGAATCACCGCAGAAACCAAAAGACATACAGCGCCTTACTGGAAGAGTGGAAGCCCTAAACAG ATACCAG gccacaaacaacgaagcagaatacgAGGCCTTAATCCTGGGTTTGAGGCTGGCTATGGATCTGAAAATCAAATACCTCAAGATTTGCTGTGATTCCAAACTAATAGTTAACCATGTGAATGACTCCTATGAAACCAGGGACTCCAGGATGATGGCATACCTAGATGTAGCAAAAGAGTTGACCCTAAGATTTGCTACGTTCAACATCAAACAGATTCCCAGGGACCAGAATGCAGAAGCAGATGCCCTAGCcactctgggggcaacattcaaagcAAGAGAAATCTCCACaataccaattgtccacgtgcTGGAGCCAGCAATACTGAAACCCGAACAGGAAGCAGAAGTGTTGTGCAGCACCAGCAGTGAGGAAGAAACTCCAGACTTGAGGAAACCGTACCAGGACTGGCTGCAGAATGGCATCCTACCAgcagataaaaaggaggtaaggaGCTTCAAAATGAAAGCATCCAGATTAATACTAATTGATAGTGTTCTGTTCAGGAAATACCtcgctggaccctacctcagatgcctggatagGGAAGCATCTCAGGCTGttttacatgctctccacagtggggAATGTGGAAATTATGCAGGGGGTAGGAGCTATAGATGTTCATGGGTCATCCCGCCCATTAGCCCGTCCCGTCCAGCCCGCTTATTACGTGGGCTTGGACAA CTGGAGGAGAGAGGGGGTAAATGGGCAGAGGAGCTGCCTCTAGTTCTATGGGCTGATAGAACCACACCCAAGGTTGCAACAGGACAAACACCTTTCAGCCTGATATTTGGAGCTAAAGTAGTCATTCCATCTGAGGTCAGGGTCCCAACCCACAGGTGCGGATGCATAACAGAAGACTGGAACCAGGTGGAAATGGCAAGCAGTCTAGACACGATAGATGAGCTCACAACCAGCGCCCAGATTAGGATGGCGTCATACCGACAAACGGTAGCCAGGAGCtataacaagaatgtaaag ACCAGCAACACCTCCAGATTCAGACCCCCGGGAAGTCCGCAGCAAACTTCTTCTCTTCTACTTCCAGATCCCAGGCCAGATGCTCCCCACTCTGAAACGCCTTTGTACACtaaattttggtttctagagcaGTATAGGCAAGGGCATTCATCAGGGTGA